In Zhaonella formicivorans, one DNA window encodes the following:
- a CDS encoding YkgJ family cysteine cluster protein, with translation MQEVKRVLQNGEHFNFVCKMCGNCCNEMLIKLTPYDIIRLSAGLNLPTHEFIPQYVLFLKLQDTGWFLPVLKHVKKGECLFKRGKKCRIHPYRPLPCRLFPVGRSEENFVLQMSLYCKGLLTGCRWNLNSWLEASEAITYLEMSKLYYDFMEEILQSYELKTISDKQYKLFFKIVYDFDGARLDLTCSGINDKTKVKYCLAMGKWFLERFSEPHLLEELSEEQFLDAYEKQGRMVLKQLIEQQ, from the coding sequence ATGCAGGAAGTTAAACGTGTTTTGCAAAATGGGGAGCATTTTAACTTCGTTTGTAAGATGTGCGGCAATTGTTGCAATGAGATGTTAATCAAGTTAACCCCTTACGATATAATCCGCTTATCAGCCGGTTTAAATCTGCCAACTCACGAATTTATCCCCCAGTATGTGCTTTTCTTGAAACTGCAGGATACGGGTTGGTTTTTGCCTGTCTTAAAGCATGTGAAAAAAGGGGAGTGTTTATTCAAACGGGGCAAAAAATGCCGGATCCATCCTTACCGGCCGTTGCCATGCCGGCTATTTCCGGTAGGCCGCAGCGAAGAAAATTTTGTTTTACAAATGAGTTTATATTGCAAAGGCCTTTTAACAGGATGCCGGTGGAACCTTAATAGCTGGCTGGAAGCATCTGAGGCGATAACTTATCTGGAAATGAGCAAACTCTACTATGATTTTATGGAAGAAATATTACAAAGCTATGAACTTAAAACTATAAGCGACAAGCAATATAAACTGTTCTTTAAAATAGTTTATGATTTTGACGGGGCCCGTTTGGATTTAACTTGTTCCGGAATAAACGATAAAACGAAAGTGAAATACTGTTTAGCTATGGGAAAATGGTTTCTGGAGCGGTTTAGTGAACCTCACCTGCTAGAAGAATTAAGCGAAGAACAATTTCTGGATGCTTATGAAAAACAGGGAAGGATGGTTTTAAAACAGCTTATAGAACAACAATAA
- a CDS encoding cell division FtsA domain-containing protein, whose translation MDRITAIDIGTRSVVGITMEKEKENYKIIASAVEEHKERAMYDGQIHDIPLVAEVVQNIKQSLEKILGERIEEVAVAAAGRSLKTAKGKGCFQLELREITLEDILGLEMQAVQMAQQNLQQENALDAEYYCVGYSITNYFLDGSRIVNLLGQMGEKMEVEVIATFLPRVVIDSLFAVLKRTGLKMRSLTLEPIAAAEMAIPSNMRQLNLALIDIGAGTSDIAITSDGSVKTYAMVPVAGDEITEKIAQVFLLDFQTAEKVKRGLSKKTIRFHDVLGNAHTVPTDKVKEVIDDTVDDLAKQIANALLEVNGRAPQAVICVGGGSLTPGLIAKIAAHLELPANRIGVKGKEILKGIKGKINNLSVPQMITPLGIAISGLKNLGFRFMEVGVNQRPVRLATYQKSTVADALIAAGINLKYLYGKPGKALAVEINGQLTFLRGHKGTPAQIFLNDRPCKLEDNITKGDQIKFIPAVDGKDRIATLKEVVNLNPLRILVNDQEIHVKPQVKVNGRAADADFLLEDNCKIEYHTVNRLGEILTLLGYKHEEIAVLKVNGENADMSTLLQEGDVLEVKTGGNTDPARANFKIFLNGQNMEFEWPKKTPPILSDLFALLDFDLMAQKEKGTLVMKVNGEEAGFTTALKYEDDVELHWK comes from the coding sequence ATGGACCGTATAACGGCCATTGATATAGGAACACGTAGTGTTGTCGGTATAACTATGGAGAAAGAGAAAGAAAATTACAAGATAATTGCCTCAGCAGTCGAAGAACATAAGGAAAGGGCAATGTACGACGGCCAAATCCACGATATTCCGTTGGTTGCAGAGGTTGTGCAAAATATCAAGCAATCATTGGAAAAAATACTAGGGGAAAGAATAGAGGAAGTGGCAGTGGCAGCTGCAGGTCGTTCGTTAAAGACCGCTAAGGGAAAAGGGTGCTTCCAGCTTGAACTTCGGGAAATTACTCTCGAAGATATACTAGGCTTGGAAATGCAAGCGGTACAAATGGCGCAACAAAATTTACAACAAGAAAATGCTTTAGATGCAGAGTACTACTGCGTGGGTTACAGTATCACCAATTATTTTCTTGATGGCAGCCGCATCGTTAACTTATTGGGACAAATGGGTGAAAAGATGGAGGTTGAGGTGATCGCCACATTTCTTCCAAGGGTGGTTATTGATTCTTTATTTGCTGTTCTAAAACGCACGGGTTTAAAAATGCGGAGTTTGACCCTGGAGCCAATTGCGGCTGCGGAGATGGCTATACCAAGCAATATGCGCCAGTTGAATCTGGCGCTGATTGATATCGGTGCGGGAACTTCAGACATTGCCATTACTTCCGATGGTTCTGTAAAGACCTATGCCATGGTACCTGTTGCTGGGGATGAAATTACAGAAAAAATAGCCCAGGTTTTTTTACTGGATTTTCAAACTGCCGAAAAGGTCAAAAGAGGACTCAGTAAAAAAACAATACGTTTTCATGATGTACTCGGCAATGCTCATACTGTACCGACCGACAAGGTGAAAGAGGTAATAGACGATACAGTGGATGACCTTGCAAAACAAATAGCCAATGCGCTTTTGGAGGTAAATGGGAGAGCTCCGCAGGCGGTAATTTGTGTTGGCGGAGGCAGCCTCACTCCCGGCTTAATCGCGAAAATTGCGGCGCACCTGGAATTGCCCGCCAACCGCATTGGAGTCAAAGGCAAAGAAATTCTCAAAGGAATAAAAGGCAAAATCAACAATTTAAGTGTGCCGCAAATGATCACTCCCTTAGGTATTGCGATTAGCGGTTTAAAGAATTTAGGTTTTAGGTTTATGGAAGTTGGGGTAAATCAAAGACCGGTAAGACTGGCGACTTATCAAAAATCAACTGTAGCAGATGCCTTGATTGCTGCAGGCATTAATTTAAAATATCTCTATGGTAAGCCTGGCAAAGCCTTGGCTGTAGAAATTAACGGCCAGTTAACATTTTTACGCGGGCACAAAGGCACTCCTGCCCAGATCTTTCTTAATGATCGGCCCTGTAAATTAGAGGATAACATCACAAAAGGAGATCAGATTAAATTTATTCCTGCAGTGGATGGCAAGGACCGCATAGCTACTTTGAAAGAGGTCGTAAATTTAAATCCGCTGCGGATCTTGGTTAATGACCAAGAAATTCATGTTAAGCCGCAGGTCAAAGTGAACGGCAGAGCTGCTGATGCTGATTTCCTTTTGGAGGATAATTGCAAAATAGAGTACCACACTGTGAACCGGCTAGGGGAGATACTAACTTTATTGGGTTATAAACATGAAGAAATTGCTGTCCTAAAAGTAAACGGAGAAAATGCCGACATGAGCACTTTGCTACAGGAAGGGGATGTTTTAGAAGTTAAAACCGGTGGAAATACCGATCCAGCGCGGGCTAATTTTAAAATCTTTTTAAATGGACAAAACATGGAGTTTGAGTGGCCTAAAAAAACACCGCCAATTTTGTCGGATTTATTTGCTTTGCTGGATTTTGATTTAATGGCCCAAAAGGAGAAAGGAACTCTTGTCATGAAAGTGAATGGGGAAGAGGCGGGTTTTACTACAGCTTTAAAATATGAAGATGATGTTGAACTGCACTGGAAGTAA